The following DNA comes from Microbacterium wangchenii.
TGCGACGTGACCTTCGCGGTGGGCTTCAACTTCTCCATCAACGACGTCATCTTCGACGTCGCGGACGACAACCCCGAAGCGCGCTTCGTGTGGATCGACGGATGGAACCAGGGCCAGGAGAACCTCAAGCCCATCACCTACGCGATGCAGGAGTCCAGCTTCCTCGCCGGCTACCTCGCGGCGGCGTACTCCACCACGAAGACCATCGGCACCTACGGCGGTGACGACATCGAGTCGGTCACCTCGTTCATGACCGGGTACTACAACGGCGCGAAGTACTACGAGCAGGAGACCGGCACCCCGATCACCATCGTGGGCTGGGATCCGGCCACCGGCACCGGCGACTTCGTCGGCGACTTCTCCAACACCGGCGTCGCCAAGACCTTCTCCGAGGGTCAGCTCGCCGCCGGCGCGGACGTCCTCTTCCCCGTCGCGGGCACGCTGTTCACCGCCACGGCGGAGGCCATCCGTGAGGCCGGCACCGGCGTCATGCTGGGCGTGGACAAGGACATCGCCGTCACGCAGCCCGAGCTCGCCGACATCACCCTCACCTCGGTGGAGAAGCGCATGACCCAGCCCGTGCTGGACGTCATCACCGCCATCATCGAGAGCGACGAGTTCACCGCGGAGCCCTACGTCGGCACGCTGGAGAACGACGGCACCGCCCTGAGCGGCTTCGGCGACTTCGACAGCGAGATCCCGCAGGAGCTGAAGGACAAGCTCGACGAGCTCAAGCAGGCCATCATCGACGGGACGATCGACCCGCTCGCGGGCGCCTGACCCCTCGTCACACCCTGGCACACGCCGGGGCGGCAGAGTCCGCCTCGGCGTGTGCCGTTTCACGCCGGTTCCGGCAGGATGGGTCGCACCATGAAACTCGAGCTCCGCGGGATCACGAAGCGGTTCGGACCGCTCGT
Coding sequences within:
- a CDS encoding BMP family lipoprotein, with amino-acid sequence MSAFTPKRTAAAMAFIGAAGLLLSACAPAPEEGDAGAESTDFLACAVSDEGSWNDKSFNEAAYQGLLDAESELGIKIADAESASNEDFTPNLTQMVEAGCDVTFAVGFNFSINDVIFDVADDNPEARFVWIDGWNQGQENLKPITYAMQESSFLAGYLAAAYSTTKTIGTYGGDDIESVTSFMTGYYNGAKYYEQETGTPITIVGWDPATGTGDFVGDFSNTGVAKTFSEGQLAAGADVLFPVAGTLFTATAEAIREAGTGVMLGVDKDIAVTQPELADITLTSVEKRMTQPVLDVITAIIESDEFTAEPYVGTLENDGTALSGFGDFDSEIPQELKDKLDELKQAIIDGTIDPLAGA